In one window of Balaenoptera musculus isolate JJ_BM4_2016_0621 chromosome 10, mBalMus1.pri.v3, whole genome shotgun sequence DNA:
- the CNPY2 gene encoding protein canopy homolog 2, whose product MKGWGLLALLLGAVLGAVWARRSQDLHCGACRALVDELEWEIAQVDPKKTIQMGSFRINPDGSQSVVEVPYARSEAHLTELLEEVCDRMKEYGEQIDPSTHRKNYVRVVGRNGESNELDQQGIRIDSDISGTLKFACESIVEEYEDELIEFFSREADNVKDKLCSKRTDLCDHALHISHDEL is encoded by the exons ATGAAGGGCTGGGGTTTGCTGGCCCTGCTTCTGGGGGCCGTGCTGGGAGCTGTCTGGGCCCGGAGGAGCCAGGATCTACACTGTGGAG CTTGCAGGGCTCTGGTGGATGAACTAGAGTGGGAAATTGCCCAGGTGGATCCCAAGAAGACCATTCAGATGGGCTCTTTCCGAATCAATCCAGATGGCAGCCAGTCAGTGGTGGAG GTGCCTTATGCTCGCTCAGAGGCCCACCTCACAGAGCTGCTAGAGGAGGTATGCGACCGGATGAAGGAGTATGGGGAACAGATTGACCCTTCCACCCACCGCAAGAACTACGTACGTGTAGTGGGCCGGAATGGAGAATCCAATGAACTGGACCAACAGGGGATCCGAATTGATTCAGACATCAGTGGCACCCTCAAGTTCGCG TGTGAGAGCATTGTGGAGGAATACGAGGATGAACTCATTGAATTCTTTTCCCGAGAGGCTGACAATGTTAAAGACAAACTTTGTAGTAAGCGAACAG ATCTATGTGACCATGCCCTGCACATATCGCATGATGAGCTATGA